A genomic stretch from Gemmatimonadota bacterium includes:
- a CDS encoding cyclase, producing the protein MATLLVRHRVRDYARWKDVFDSRAGVRADAGSLGGIVFRDGDDPEDVIVVMEWDDLDRARDFAERDDLAEAMDRAGVMGQPEFVFLVAVDGPKA; encoded by the coding sequence ATGGCCACGCTGCTCGTCCGCCACCGCGTGCGCGATTACGCGCGCTGGAAGGATGTCTTCGACTCGCGAGCCGGCGTCCGCGCCGATGCCGGGTCGCTCGGTGGGATCGTCTTCCGCGACGGAGACGACCCCGAGGACGTGATCGTGGTGATGGAGTGGGATGATCTGGACCGCGCGCGCGACTTCGCCGAGCGCGACGACCTGGCCGAGGCGATGGACCGCGCCGGGGTCATGGGCCAGCCCGAATTCGTCTTCCTGGTGGCGGTTGACGGGCCCAAGGCGTGA
- a CDS encoding DinB family protein translates to MHTTTRAVPILLLVSAMAFGPALAQTDHPAPSADPVMEDLVVRVEELARKMIMLAEAMPEEAYDWQPMEGVRSVGDVFVHIAGDNWWLPTHVGVQPPEAAGITADFATVRAYEARPVTKAEVIEHLEDSFQHIVEAMRGTPSERMEEPLTMFGQPHTVRSMWVLTTTHMHEHLGQSIAYARANRVKPPWSR, encoded by the coding sequence ATGCACACCACGACGCGCGCCGTGCCGATCCTGTTGCTCGTGTCGGCAATGGCGTTCGGTCCGGCGCTGGCGCAGACCGACCATCCGGCACCCTCGGCCGACCCGGTCATGGAGGATCTCGTGGTCCGGGTCGAGGAGCTGGCGCGAAAGATGATCATGCTGGCCGAGGCCATGCCGGAGGAGGCCTACGACTGGCAGCCCATGGAGGGAGTGCGTTCCGTCGGCGACGTGTTCGTACACATCGCCGGGGACAACTGGTGGCTGCCCACCCACGTGGGCGTGCAGCCTCCCGAGGCCGCGGGCATCACGGCCGACTTTGCCACCGTACGGGCCTACGAGGCCCGGCCGGTGACCAAGGCCGAAGTCATCGAGCATCTCGAGGACTCGTTCCAGCACATAGTCGAGGCCATGCGGGGCACGCCGTCCGAGCGCATGGAGGAGCCGCTCACGATGTTCGGGCAGCCGCACACGGTGCGTTCCATGTGGGTCCTGACCACCACGCACATGCATGAGCACCTGGGCCAGTCCATCGCCTACGCACGCGCGAACCGCGTCAAACCACCCTGGAGTCGCTAG
- a CDS encoding helix-turn-helix transcriptional regulator, whose product MNDPLSARSQLTIRKAIHAHVRTQHAVAEEVGVSDNTITSWIHARSKPTSANLTRLAEVSESRARELDAVAAELRAAAETA is encoded by the coding sequence ATGAACGATCCGCTCTCAGCACGTAGCCAATTGACCATCCGCAAGGCCATCCACGCGCACGTGCGCACGCAACACGCGGTGGCCGAAGAGGTGGGCGTCAGCGACAACACGATCACCTCGTGGATCCATGCGCGCTCGAAGCCGACCTCAGCCAACCTGACTCGATTGGCCGAGGTGTCCGAGTCCAGGGCGCGCGAACTCGATGCCGTAGCCGCCGAGCTGCGCGCCGCCGCGGAGACCGCCTGA